The DNA window GGTTGCCGAGTGACCGCCACACCTCTTTCTGTGCGGCACGCTCGGGAATCAGCAGGTCACGATCGCGGGCCTGGAGCAGCGGGTCCATGCCGGGCAGCCAGCGAACCCCGGAGACGGCGCGCGCCGACCGCAGAGCCGGCACCTCGGCCTCCGGCAACCAGGCTTTGCGGCCGTCGATGTGGATCTCGGTGAGCCCGGCCGGCCAGACCTTGCGGATCTCAGCGGGGGAGCTGCCCAGGTATTTCGCCACCTCGCCCGGACCGGCCGGACCGAGAAAACGCAGGTAGGTCGCGATGAGGCGATCGATCCCGGCATTCGCGTCGGGCAGCGGGGGAGCCTCCGGAAGAGGCCCGAGCAGCGCGTCCTTGCCGCGGGACAGGACTTCGACCCCGCCGGCCAGACCGGCCTGCTGCCAGACGTTGCTGGCGATGTGCCGGGCACGGCACCCCTTGCACGGGTACGTCAATGCGACAGGCACCCGCTTGCTCACCTCCGTGCTGGCCGAACCCCGGGCGATCGGTGCGGTCACCACCTCACGGAAGGCCGTGGCCGTCACGGTGAACGCCCGGCTCCCCAACGCTCCGGCATCGGGAATCTGCGCGCTTTTGATCCGAGCGGCGGCGTCCGCGTCGGTGAGCGGCCACAACTGGGTGGTCAGCGCCGCCAGATCGGACCGTCGGTGCAGGTGCGGCGCGCCTCGGGCGGCCCACACCGCGGCCAGCCGGTCGTCGGCCGGCTCGGCGCTGGTGCGAGCGGTGAGCGCGACCTGGGTGGAGTCCGGCGTGTACTGCTGGATGCCGAGGTCGAGCACCGGGAGGTCGGCCGCGCGCACGTCGGCCCGCTCGGCGAGGCCGAGCGCGGCGATCCGGTACGCCATCACCTGTGCCCGATCCACACTGATCATGCGCACCTCCTCGTGGCATGTCCGGCTAGGTGCGACGACCGTACCGCCGGGCTGCGACATTTTTCAGGCGTTCGGTGCGGGTGGCGACGCGGCCGTCAACGAACTCCCACGTGTCCAGCTGAGTCGGCCCGTACGGCCCCTCCTGATGGATCGGAGGCTCCCCGGTCAGCCAGTAACCGCACCGGCGGGCCACCGACGTGCTCGCCACGTTCGCCGGATCGATGCGCAGCAGCAGGCGGCGCAGACGGAGCGTGTGGCACGCGTACCCGGAAAGAAGTGAGAGCGCCCCCGACGCGAGCCCGCGCCGGCGGTAGGGGTGACCCACCAGATAGCCGAGCTCGGCTTCGCGCAGGTTGGAATCGACGGCGAAGAGCAGCACTTCGCCGACCGGGGGCCCACCGTCGGCAGTGATGGCAAGCTGGATCCGGCTGCCGTTGGCGCGTCCCTGGTGGGCACGTTTGAGGTACGCGCGGCCGGCTTCGGCGTCGAAGGGTGACGGCATCGGCGTCCAGCGCGCGATCTCCGGCTCGTCCAGCAGTGCGACCAGATCGTCCAGATCGTCCGGACGCCACTCGCGCAGGATGATGCCGGTTCCCGTCAACCTCAGCGGATAGGGCAGAGGGTCGGCGGTCACCCTCCGAATCCTGCCCACAAAGACCCGGTTAGTGCTAGTCGCGATCGATATTTGGTCGGCTTGTCGATACCGCTCTTGACCAGCGCTCAAGAAAGTATGTGGCGTTTGCCGGATCTTCAGCCCGGTTCACACCTTACGTGCCGTGATCTCCATTCCGGCTGCTCGCAGACGGTCGACGAGCGCATCGCCGATCGCCGTCGCCGGGGTCAGCACACCTCCCTCCGATGCCGGCAGCTTGTCTCGGTCCAGCGCCAGAGCCAGTGCCGATTCCCCGAGCATCACCGCTGTCGCCGCGTAGCCCGGATCGCCCTTGGCCCGGAACCGCGACGTGTATCGCGCCCCACTGCTCGTCGTGGTGAAGATGTCGATCGTGAAGTGCCCGGACTGCTGACTCTGCTCGCTCGGCCCGTCACCGGGTTTCGGCAGCACCCGGTCCAGCACGAACCGGACCGGAGGCACCGTCAGGCCGAGAACCAGGCCGCCGAGCGCCACTTTCGTACCGAGGGCGAGCACCGGTGACAGCGGCGACGTGCCGACGCTCATCACCTCGCGGTAGCGGAAACGCCGTCCGTAGGCCCAGCCGCGCAACGCGTTGCTGCGCCGCACCACACGGGTGTTGTAGGACGCCATCACGAACGGCGCGAGGTGCCCCCGCAGCGACGGATCCACTTCGGAGGCCGGAAGTGTGATCATGTCTTCCTGGCGGCCGAGGTCGGGTTCGTCCTCACGGTCGGGACTCAGCGAGTACGGGCTGGCACCGATCCGCCGTAGCCCGCGATCCTTGGCCATCAGGTCGATCTGGTTGCGCATCGAGTCGATCGTGCCGCCGCTGATCCCCGCCCGGATGCTCGTCACCACCAGCGTGGTGTCGGTCAGCTCGCCGGCGCCGTCGGCCTGCACCAGCGAGTGCAGAACGTGGACCCCGATGTCGGACGGGATCGAGTCGAACCCGCAGGAGTGCACGATCCTCGCCCCGGTGCGCCGCGCCAGCTCGTGGTTCTCGTCGATGCTGTCCCGGGCGAACAGCACCTCCCCGGTCAGGTCGACATAGTCGGTGCCTGCCTCGGCGCACGCGTGGGCGAGCGCGCGGCCGTACTTCGCATAAGGACCGACGGTCGTGATGACCACTCTGGTGGAGGACGCCAGCGCGCCCAGGGCTGCGGCGTCGGAGGCGTCGGCGACCACGAGTGGCCAGTCCACGTTCAGCCGGGAACGGACGGATTCGAGCTTCTGCTGTGACCGTCCGGCGAGGGCGATCCGGGTGCCCGCCGGTGTGAATCCGGCCAGGTGCCGTGCGACGAGGACACCGACGAAACCGGTGGCGCCATACACGATCACGTCGAAGTCGCGCGCTTGATCGCTCATGGCTGCCGATTGTGCACCCTGGGTGGAGAGTGCGCAGCACATGACCATCCTCCTGGTAGGCGGGTCGGCAAAAATCTGCCGGGTTATCCATACAAGCTCGGATCAAAGGGTTAATTTGGTGTAACAGCTCCACCGGACTTGGATCCAGGCGTAAGCGCGCCCGATCGGTCCGTGGACATCCGTCGGCAGCCCGCCTGAGCGGGCACCGTGGCCGGAACGCCGAATCCTGCCGCCGACCACGGATCACAACTCGAAGGCATGGAGCGGGGGACCCACAAGTTCCTCGGCGCTCACGCGTCTTGGGGTGAAGCCGCACTACGCGGCCGGGCCACTCTGCCCGAACCCGACAGCTGACCTCGCAGGCGTGGAGGACAACTGAAATGGTGCAAATCCGAAAGCAGGTCCACCTGGCGTTCGGTGTAGCCGTCGCCGGCCTGGTCGGCACGGTTGGCCTTTTGGGGCCTGCCGCGCCTGCGCAGGCGGTGCCGTCCGACGTGAACTGGGACGCCATCGCCCGCTGCGAGTCCGGCGGCAACTGGCGCATCAACACGGGGAATGGGTATTACGGGGGCCTCCAGTTCAGCCGCGGCACATGGCGTGCCTACGGCGGTACGCGTTACGCCCGAACCGCGAACCGTGCCACGAAAGGTGAGCAGATCCGCGTGGCCGAGCGTGTGTTACGTGGACAGGGAATCCGCGCCTGGCCGCACTGCGGCAAGCGAGCCAGCGTCAAGGTGAGCCGCAAAGCGGTCCGCAAGTCGCCGGTCCGCGCCGTTCGTAAGGCAGCGGTCCGCGTGGTCCGAGAAACGCCGGCCCGGACGGTCCCCACATCAACAGTCCGGATCGTTCGTGAGGCGCCGACCCGTGTGGTGCGGACCGCGGCCGGTCGTAGTGCCGTGCTCCAGAGCGCGAACCTCGCGCCTGGATCGGGCACGCGGACCTACGTCGTCCGGAGAGGAGACACCCTCGCGCGCATCGCCAGCCGGCACCACGTCGCCGGAGGCTGGCGCGCCCTCTACCGCGTCAACGACGATGTCCTCAGCAGCCCGCACCGCCTTTTCGCCGGTCAGCGGATCAAGCTCTGAGTCGGCTCGGGAGACGCCGGGCGTCCCGGTCGGGGCGCCCGGAGAAGCTGTCACTCCGGCCGTGTGAATTCCGGCTGGTCGAGCACGCGCAGCCATGTGCCGTCCGGCTGGCGGCGGGCGACTTGGGCCCGTGCGCCTGAGCCGTCACTCGGGGGCGTCGACGTCAGCGCCAGATCGCCGCTGATCAGCGTGGGCAGCGGCGGCTCGGGCTCGAACTGGGGCATGCGCGGCAACAGGTCGGCCCACAACTTGCGGATCGCCTCGCGGCCACGCGTCTGGCTGCCCGGCGGGTAAGCCATCACGGCATCCTCCTCATACAACATGGCGAGCCCGTCGGCGTCCTTTGCGTTGGCACGCTCGACGAACAGCCTGGTCAGGTCCTCAGGTCGGTGCGCTTGCTCGGTCATGGCTTCAGCTTCCCGGAGGTGTGGCCACAAGTCCAACGCATAGTTCTTCTGGCAACCATTAGTATTAGTCATGGATCTGCGCCAGCTCGAGTACTTCGTCACGGTCGCCGAGACCGCCAACTTCACCCGCGCCGCCGAGCGCGTGCACATCACCCAGTCCGGTGTGAGCGCACAGATCAAAGCCCTGGAGCAGGAGCTCGGCACCAAGCTCTTCGAGCGTTCCGGCCGCGTCGCACGCCTCACCGACGCCGGTGAGGCGGCCCTCCGGCACGCTCGGGCGGCCCTCGACGCCGCGGCCGACCTCCGGGACGCGATCGACGACGTACACGGCCTGGTGCGGGGCCGGCTCGTGATCGGCATGGTGATCGGATGCGAGGTGGCGCCCCTTTTCGATGCGTTCGCAGCGTTCCATTCCGAACACCCCGACATCGAACTCGAACTGGTGGAAGCGAACTCCGACCAACTCGTCGCCGGCGTCCGATCCGGCGACCTAGATTTGGCGCTGGCCGGGCTGGCAGGCGAGCCTCCCGAACACCTCGCGAGCCACGTGATCGCGAGCGAGCGGCTCGTCGCGTTGATCCCGCCGGACAGTGAACTAGCTGGTCATGCGCGTCTCTCGGTCACCGCGCTGTCCACGTACCCAATAATTTGCCTGCCGGTGGGCACCGGCATCCGTGACGTGCTCGACAAAGCCCGCGCGGCGGAAGGTGTTGATCCTTCGGTCGCTCTCGCGGCGACCTCGCCGGACACCGTGGCGGGCCTGGCTCGCCGCGGGCTCGGGGTGGCCGTGCTGAGCGAATCGATGGCCGCCGCCCATGCGGATCTCACCGCTGTCCCGATCGACGGCATCGAGATCCCCGCGCTGCTCGCGCTCGTCTGGCAGAACCGGAGCAGCCCGGCCTTGGCGGCCTTCCTCCGGCACTGCCGCGTCGCGTTCTTTGGAGTGGATCAAGAAAAGGAGGGGCGCATGATGGCGGTCCAGTAATCGTTTGGGCGCGCCGGGCCCTGGCAGGCGTGCGCGACGCCGGATGAAGAGTGCCCCCGGTAGGAATCGAACCTACGACACACGGTTTAGGAAACCGATGCTCTATCCCCTGAGCTACGAGGGCGCGGAGGCTCATGCTACCGGACCTGCTCCGGACTGCCGGTGACCGCCACTGCCATGGGTGCCGAGCGGGAGCCTCCAGCAACGAGAGGCGACGACACTCTACGGTTACGACGAATCGGTAGCGACTCGTCCGTTCGGCCGAGGGCGATGTAGTCGATCATGGATATACCCTCGCGCGTGACGTCGGCATCGATGTCCCGTCCCGCGAGGATCTCCATGCGAAACCGAAGGATCGGTGCCGTCGCCGTCGTGGCGGCCCTGACCGGATCCACTGTGCTTGCGGCGGGTGCCACGCCTGCGCTCGCTGACTCCGGTAAGGCCCTGCCCCTCAAGTCCGTCGGCGATCTGGTGGTGGACGGCGCCCACCAGCGGATCTTCGTCAGCGATCCGGACAGCGGAAAGATCGTCGAGACCAGGTACGACGGAACGGTCGCCGCCACCGCGAGTGGCCTTCCCCGGGTCACCGGACTGGCGCTGTCCCGCGACGGCAACGTGCTCTACGGCGCGCTGGAGTCGGGCCGGGCGATTGTCGCGCTCTCCGCCGCGACCCTCACCGAACCGGTCCGGTACGACCTCGGCGCCGGCGTCTACCCGTTGTCGCTGGAGAGCGCGGGCGGCAAGCTCTGGTTCAGTTACGACAACTACGGCAAGGACCCCTACATCGGGTCGGAAGGCAACATCGGTTCCCTCGACCTCGGCGGCGCGAAACCGGTCGTGGCGCTGGAGCAGGACACCACGGGCGCCTACCACCTGTGGTCCGGCGCACCGGAACTGACCTCCACGCAGGAGAGCACGCCGGGGGACAGCGCGCTGCTCGCCGCGTTCGACCCGCACACCTCCAGCGGGGTCGTCGCGGTCTACAACGTCGCGGGCGGCGCGTTCACCCGGACCGGCGCGCAGGGCATCACCAAGGGTTACACCCGGGATGTCGCGTTCACCCCGGACTCCGCACAGGTGGTCGCCGCCGACTCGACAGCGGTCACCGTGGCCCGCAGCACCGATCTGACGCCGACCGGCTCCTACCCGGTGAACGGCTGGGCAAAGTCGGTCGCCGTCGCATCCGATGGCACGGTGGCGATCGGCGGGTCCGAAGTGCGGATCTTCGCGCCCGGAAAGACCGTGCCGATCCGGAGGTACACGCTTCCGCGCACCGATCCGACCACCACCGGCAACGACGAGGTGGCTGACCGCGCGCTCGCGTGGGAGCCGGGCGGCAACCGGCTGTTCGCGATCACCGACAACTATTCGGCCATCCACCACCTGCGGGTCTACACCGAACCGAAGAAGTCGCCGCCGTCGCTGAAGTTGTCCGGCCCGGCGTCGGCGGCACGGGGCAGGCCGCTCACCGTCACCGGCTCGCTCACCGCCTCGATCCCGCTGCCGGCCGGCACCCGGGTGACCGTCACCCGCACCGACCTGGAGAACCCGTCCGGTAAGTCGCTGGGTACCTTGACCACCGCCGCCAACGGATCGTTCTCGGTCACCGACACCCCCTCGGCCGGCGGCACGGTGACCTATCGAGCCTCCTATGCCGGGGACGCGAAACACTCCGCCGTCACAGCGACCAAGTCGGTCTCGGTTTCCCGCACCTCGCCGGTTCTGACGATCAACAACAACAAGAAGACCTTCGGGTACGGCCGGACAGTCACGTTCACAGCGAAACTCGGTGCCACGTACAAGAACCGTGTCGTGGAGATCTGGGCCGACCCGAGCGGCGGCGACCAGGGACGACGGCTGCTCAAGCGTGCCGTGGCGAGCAGGTCGGGAACCGTGTCGGCGAGTCTCCGGCTGACCCGCGACACCACGGTGTCCGCGGTCTTCACCGGCGACCCGCGGACCGCGCCGAAGACGGTCAAGGCGACCGTGGGCACCAAGGTCAACGTGTCGCTGAAGGTGTCCAAGCACTACAGGACCGGCAAGATCGGCAAGACCAAGTACCACTACGTCCATGTGAAGACCAAGGCGAAGCTCACCGTCAAGATGACTGCCGGACCGAAGGCGCGCAAGGCGTACGTCGGGGTGCAGTTCTTCTCCAAGGGCAAGTGGCGGGCCTGGAACGACGGGTACTTCCCGGCGGCTGAGGCCGTCCACCTCGATGCCACCGGTTTCAAGGGTTACAAACTCCGGGTCCGGGCGGCGTACCGGAAGGGCAGCTCGGGGGACAGCGTCAACACCACGACGTGGACGCCGTACCAGTACATCTACATCACCAAATGACCCGGTCAATATCTACAGCGGGGGATTCTTCGATGTCACGCAAAGTCTTGTCGGCTCTTCTCCTCTCGGCCGCCGTCACCGTCGCTTCCACGGCATTCGCCGGCCCCGCTGCGGCGGCGAGCTATGGATGGGTGACCGCGGGCGCCAGCACTGTCACGTTCTCGGCTGACAACAAGGTCAAGAACAAGGTCGTGATCACCCGCTCCGGGCGCACCGTCACGATCGACGATCGGGTGGCGGTCAAGCCCGGTAAGAACTGCAAGCAGGTCAAGGGCGACAAGACCCGGGTCCGCTGCAAGACCACGAAGACTCCCGCCAAGGTGGTCGTCAAGCTCCACGATCGGGACGACTCGGTCGTCAACAAGAGCGACCTCAAGCTCGATGCGAACGGCGGCTCGGGCAACGACACGCTCGTCGGTGGTCCGAAGGCCGATGTCCTGAACGGCGACGAGGTCTGCGGCTCGTCGGGCGGCAAGGACAAGATCTACGGCCAGGGCGGCAACGACCTCGTCTACGCCGGTGACGGGTCCGACTACGTCTCCGCGGGCGACGGCAACGACCAGGTCCTCGGCGACAGCGACTGCCTCACCATGCCCGACCGCGCCGGCCACGACGTCCTCCACGGCGGCAACGGCACCGACACCCTCTTCGGCGACAACGGCAACGACAAGCTGTACGGCGGCAACGGCAACGATTTCCTCAGCGCCTC is part of the Actinoplanes missouriensis 431 genome and encodes:
- a CDS encoding calcium-binding protein, encoding MSRKVLSALLLSAAVTVASTAFAGPAAAASYGWVTAGASTVTFSADNKVKNKVVITRSGRTVTIDDRVAVKPGKNCKQVKGDKTRVRCKTTKTPAKVVVKLHDRDDSVVNKSDLKLDANGGSGNDTLVGGPKADVLNGDEVCGSSGGKDKIYGQGGNDLVYAGDGSDYVSAGDGNDQVLGDSDCLTMPDRAGHDVLHGGNGTDTLFGDNGNDKLYGGNGNDFLSASAGADRIEGGAGNDQLYGDRNDRKVYADVLLGGTGRDLVDYQGYKKNLTVSMNGASRDDGVAGEHDTVGADVEILNGGSGHDRLTGNAAANEIYGFDGNDTIRGGGGNDDMSGGDGNNRLYGEAGDDALYVYYGVGFLDGGANNDVCNGRPETVTLVGCETFQPW
- a CDS encoding DNA glycosylase AlkZ-like family protein, whose protein sequence is MISVDRAQVMAYRIAALGLAERADVRAADLPVLDLGIQQYTPDSTQVALTARTSAEPADDRLAAVWAARGAPHLHRRSDLAALTTQLWPLTDADAAARIKSAQIPDAGALGSRAFTVTATAFREVVTAPIARGSASTEVSKRVPVALTYPCKGCRARHIASNVWQQAGLAGGVEVLSRGKDALLGPLPEAPPLPDANAGIDRLIATYLRFLGPAGPGEVAKYLGSSPAEIRKVWPAGLTEIHIDGRKAWLPEAEVPALRSARAVSGVRWLPGMDPLLQARDRDLLIPERAAQKEVWRSLGNPGVLLVGSEIVGVWRARLAGRKRVDLTVTAFNDLTATHRKQADEEAAQVARARGVPEATVTYE
- a CDS encoding GNAT family N-acetyltransferase yields the protein MTADPLPYPLRLTGTGIILREWRPDDLDDLVALLDEPEIARWTPMPSPFDAEAGRAYLKRAHQGRANGSRIQLAITADGGPPVGEVLLFAVDSNLREAELGYLVGHPYRRRGLASGALSLLSGYACHTLRLRRLLLRIDPANVASTSVARRCGYWLTGEPPIHQEGPYGPTQLDTWEFVDGRVATRTERLKNVAARRYGRRT
- a CDS encoding LysM peptidoglycan-binding domain-containing protein, with protein sequence MVQIRKQVHLAFGVAVAGLVGTVGLLGPAAPAQAVPSDVNWDAIARCESGGNWRINTGNGYYGGLQFSRGTWRAYGGTRYARTANRATKGEQIRVAERVLRGQGIRAWPHCGKRASVKVSRKAVRKSPVRAVRKAAVRVVRETPARTVPTSTVRIVREAPTRVVRTAAGRSAVLQSANLAPGSGTRTYVVRRGDTLARIASRHHVAGGWRALYRVNDDVLSSPHRLFAGQRIKL
- a CDS encoding saccharopine dehydrogenase family protein; protein product: MSDQARDFDVIVYGATGFVGVLVARHLAGFTPAGTRIALAGRSQQKLESVRSRLNVDWPLVVADASDAAALGALASSTRVVITTVGPYAKYGRALAHACAEAGTDYVDLTGEVLFARDSIDENHELARRTGARIVHSCGFDSIPSDIGVHVLHSLVQADGAGELTDTTLVVTSIRAGISGGTIDSMRNQIDLMAKDRGLRRIGASPYSLSPDREDEPDLGRQEDMITLPASEVDPSLRGHLAPFVMASYNTRVVRRSNALRGWAYGRRFRYREVMSVGTSPLSPVLALGTKVALGGLVLGLTVPPVRFVLDRVLPKPGDGPSEQSQQSGHFTIDIFTTTSSGARYTSRFRAKGDPGYAATAVMLGESALALALDRDKLPASEGGVLTPATAIGDALVDRLRAAGMEITARKV
- a CDS encoding Ig-like domain-containing protein, producing MRNRRIGAVAVVAALTGSTVLAAGATPALADSGKALPLKSVGDLVVDGAHQRIFVSDPDSGKIVETRYDGTVAATASGLPRVTGLALSRDGNVLYGALESGRAIVALSAATLTEPVRYDLGAGVYPLSLESAGGKLWFSYDNYGKDPYIGSEGNIGSLDLGGAKPVVALEQDTTGAYHLWSGAPELTSTQESTPGDSALLAAFDPHTSSGVVAVYNVAGGAFTRTGAQGITKGYTRDVAFTPDSAQVVAADSTAVTVARSTDLTPTGSYPVNGWAKSVAVASDGTVAIGGSEVRIFAPGKTVPIRRYTLPRTDPTTTGNDEVADRALAWEPGGNRLFAITDNYSAIHHLRVYTEPKKSPPSLKLSGPASAARGRPLTVTGSLTASIPLPAGTRVTVTRTDLENPSGKSLGTLTTAANGSFSVTDTPSAGGTVTYRASYAGDAKHSAVTATKSVSVSRTSPVLTINNNKKTFGYGRTVTFTAKLGATYKNRVVEIWADPSGGDQGRRLLKRAVASRSGTVSASLRLTRDTTVSAVFTGDPRTAPKTVKATVGTKVNVSLKVSKHYRTGKIGKTKYHYVHVKTKAKLTVKMTAGPKARKAYVGVQFFSKGKWRAWNDGYFPAAEAVHLDATGFKGYKLRVRAAYRKGSSGDSVNTTTWTPYQYIYITK
- a CDS encoding LysR family transcriptional regulator, with translation MDLRQLEYFVTVAETANFTRAAERVHITQSGVSAQIKALEQELGTKLFERSGRVARLTDAGEAALRHARAALDAAADLRDAIDDVHGLVRGRLVIGMVIGCEVAPLFDAFAAFHSEHPDIELELVEANSDQLVAGVRSGDLDLALAGLAGEPPEHLASHVIASERLVALIPPDSELAGHARLSVTALSTYPIICLPVGTGIRDVLDKARAAEGVDPSVALAATSPDTVAGLARRGLGVAVLSESMAAAHADLTAVPIDGIEIPALLALVWQNRSSPALAAFLRHCRVAFFGVDQEKEGRMMAVQ
- a CDS encoding YybH family protein, translating into MTEQAHRPEDLTRLFVERANAKDADGLAMLYEEDAVMAYPPGSQTRGREAIRKLWADLLPRMPQFEPEPPLPTLISGDLALTSTPPSDGSGARAQVARRQPDGTWLRVLDQPEFTRPE